The following coding sequences lie in one Saccharopolyspora hordei genomic window:
- the lhgO gene encoding L-2-hydroxyglutarate oxidase codes for MTATHDVTIIGGGIVGLATAHALSQADPRCRIAVLDKERHWGAHQTGHNSGVIHSGLYYAPGSAKARFARAGGEAMYRFCAEHGIPVQRTGKVVVATAEDQLPRLAELARRGTANGVRVEELDSARLREREPNVRGLRALLVPDAGITDFPAVCRTLAELLAERGADLRPSTELVGVHRDGAELVLATDRGEVRTRRAVNCAGLHSDVVAELAGATPPARILPFRGEYYETTSFRRDLVNALVYPVPDPAFPFLGVHLTRMVDGSLHVGPNAVPALAREGYDWATWSGEHLRRLVRDPGLRVLAKEYWRTGAAEIARSVLKPLFVRAARQLVPDLRSRDLLRAEAGVRAQAITPDGTLVDDFLVVEDEHWVHVLNAPSPAATASLLIGEDIAARIGARDR; via the coding sequence ATGACCGCGACCCACGACGTGACGATCATCGGCGGCGGCATCGTCGGGCTGGCCACCGCGCACGCGCTCAGCCAGGCCGACCCGCGGTGCCGGATCGCCGTGCTCGACAAGGAGCGCCACTGGGGCGCCCACCAGACCGGCCACAACTCCGGCGTCATCCACAGTGGACTGTACTACGCGCCGGGCAGCGCCAAGGCGCGGTTCGCGCGCGCCGGCGGTGAGGCGATGTACCGGTTCTGCGCCGAGCACGGGATCCCCGTGCAGCGCACTGGGAAGGTCGTGGTCGCCACCGCCGAGGACCAGCTGCCCCGGCTCGCCGAGCTCGCCCGCCGCGGTACCGCCAACGGCGTGCGGGTCGAGGAGCTGGACAGCGCGCGGCTGCGCGAGCGGGAGCCGAACGTGCGGGGCTTGCGGGCGCTGCTGGTGCCCGACGCCGGGATCACCGACTTCCCCGCGGTGTGCCGCACGCTCGCCGAGCTGCTCGCCGAGCGCGGCGCCGACCTGCGTCCCAGCACCGAGCTCGTCGGCGTGCACCGCGACGGCGCGGAGCTGGTGCTGGCCACCGACCGCGGCGAGGTCCGCACCCGGCGCGCGGTGAACTGCGCCGGCCTGCACAGCGACGTGGTCGCCGAACTCGCCGGCGCCACCCCGCCCGCCCGGATCCTGCCGTTCCGCGGCGAGTACTACGAGACCACGTCCTTCCGGCGGGACCTGGTCAACGCGCTGGTGTACCCGGTGCCGGACCCGGCGTTCCCGTTCCTCGGGGTGCACCTGACGCGGATGGTCGACGGCAGCCTGCACGTCGGCCCGAACGCGGTGCCCGCGCTGGCCCGCGAGGGCTACGACTGGGCGACCTGGTCGGGCGAGCACCTGCGGCGCCTGGTGCGCGACCCCGGGCTGCGGGTGCTGGCGAAGGAGTACTGGCGCACCGGGGCGGCGGAGATCGCGCGCTCGGTGCTGAAGCCGCTGTTCGTGCGGGCGGCCCGCCAGTTGGTGCCGGACCTGCGCAGCCGCGACCTGCTGCGCGCCGAAGCCGGGGTCCGGGCGCAGGCGATCACCCCGGACGGCACGCTGGTGGACGACTTCCTGGTGGTCGAGGACGAGCACTGGGTGCACGTCCTCAACGCCCCCTCCCCCGCGGCCACGGCGTCGCTGCTCATCGGCGAGGACATCGCCGCCCGCATCGGGGCCCGGGACCGCTGA
- the pepE gene encoding dipeptidase PepE, translating to MELLLLSSSTKHGTGFLEHALPAVAELLAGRERLLFVPFAKQDHDAYAATVQAAVEPLGITVEGLHRAADPVAAVREAQAVFVGGGNTFRLLAALHRLGIVAPLREAVRGGTPYLGASAGTNMACPTLRTSNDMPIVQPPSFEAIGLVPFQVNPHYLDPDPGSTHMGETREQRIVEFLEDNDVPVLGIREGGWLRVRGEHAELGGSAGARLFARGSEPRELPPGADVTFLLRTEPRFDV from the coding sequence GTGGAACTGCTGCTGCTGTCCAGCTCGACGAAGCACGGCACCGGCTTCCTGGAGCACGCGCTGCCCGCGGTGGCCGAGCTGCTGGCCGGCCGGGAGCGCCTGCTGTTCGTGCCGTTCGCCAAGCAGGACCACGACGCCTACGCCGCGACCGTGCAGGCCGCGGTCGAACCGCTGGGCATCACCGTCGAGGGCCTCCACCGCGCCGCCGACCCGGTGGCCGCGGTCCGCGAGGCCCAGGCGGTGTTCGTCGGAGGCGGCAACACCTTCCGGCTGCTCGCCGCGCTGCACCGGCTCGGGATCGTCGCGCCGCTGCGCGAGGCGGTGCGCGGCGGCACGCCCTACCTGGGCGCCAGCGCGGGCACCAACATGGCCTGTCCGACCCTGCGCACCAGCAACGACATGCCGATCGTGCAGCCGCCGTCGTTCGAGGCGATCGGCCTGGTGCCGTTCCAGGTCAACCCGCACTACCTCGACCCCGACCCGGGCAGCACGCACATGGGCGAGACCCGCGAGCAGCGGATCGTCGAGTTCCTGGAGGACAACGACGTGCCGGTGCTGGGCATCCGGGAGGGCGGGTGGCTGCGCGTCCGCGGCGAGCACGCCGAGCTCGGCGGCAGCGCCGGGGCGCGCCTGTTCGCCCGCGGCAGCGAACCCCGCGAGCTGCCGCCGGGGGCCGACGTCACGTTCCTGCTGCGCACCGAGCCGCGCTTCGACGTCTGA
- a CDS encoding nitrate- and nitrite sensing domain-containing protein, translating into MARTSSSGSEYKTIRARLTRVGLVPSIILLVLWLGFSSLTIYDGYYAMAVANGVQEVSLPASESLVELQQERRLELERLSSPGADPGAVAAQRARTDRALARTRPNFDRLSDSPGPIADQVRKLDSLLDELPERRAGMDSGAVSRDEAFDYYNELLDSWADLFDTQARIVPDVTVSHAGLAGSEVVRAADEMSQAASLGSAALASGQFGDTDHVAFAHLVGSYHARLDTNLAAMEPKGAAKLRKLTASEEWRRLAEYEDQLIEHPGAPGVDPAAWQEVTAEVSESLVQVAVQQAREGVALGLDTGHQRFLEVLALSLGGLVAVGIGIVLAARAARSLVDRTLVSRLASLRDDTLRLAHERLPDIMSRLERGEQVDVEAELAPLDYGIDEIGQVADAFNTAHHTAVAAAVQENHAKAGFNKVFLGIAHRNQGLVHRQLKVLDRMERSEEHPERLASLFELDHLATRARRNAENLVVLAGVQPGRKWRKPVRLADVVRSAVAETEHFDRIRVHRTPDLSVVGAAVGDVVHLLAELMDNATSFSAPDSQVHVYCGDTPRGVLLRIEDQGMGMRPAERDEANVLLASKPKFEDITLRGDSRLGLFVVAVLASRRGIKVELREGASGEGTVALVRLPTNLVAHERLFADRSEDPDLLRLPSTSSASSTSGSGADQTSSIQRRWRRARGVDRAD; encoded by the coding sequence GTGGCGCGGACGAGCAGTTCCGGGAGCGAGTACAAGACGATCCGGGCCCGCCTGACGCGCGTCGGCCTGGTGCCGAGCATCATCCTGCTGGTGTTGTGGCTCGGGTTCTCGTCGTTGACGATCTACGACGGCTACTACGCCATGGCGGTCGCCAACGGGGTCCAGGAGGTGTCGCTCCCCGCCAGTGAGAGCTTGGTGGAGCTGCAGCAGGAACGCCGGCTCGAGCTGGAGCGGCTCAGCAGCCCCGGTGCCGACCCGGGCGCCGTGGCCGCGCAGCGGGCCCGCACCGACCGGGCGCTCGCGCGGACCCGGCCGAACTTCGACCGTCTGTCCGACTCGCCGGGCCCCATCGCCGACCAGGTCCGCAAGCTGGACTCGCTGCTGGACGAGCTGCCGGAGCGGCGAGCCGGGATGGACTCCGGCGCGGTGTCGCGGGACGAGGCCTTCGACTACTACAACGAGCTGCTGGACTCCTGGGCCGACCTGTTCGACACGCAGGCGCGGATCGTCCCGGACGTGACGGTCAGCCACGCCGGGTTGGCCGGCAGCGAGGTGGTCCGCGCGGCGGACGAGATGTCGCAGGCCGCGTCGCTGGGCAGCGCGGCGCTGGCCAGCGGCCAGTTCGGCGACACCGACCACGTGGCGTTCGCGCACCTCGTCGGCTCGTACCACGCGCGGCTCGACACGAACCTGGCCGCCATGGAGCCGAAGGGCGCGGCCAAGCTCCGCAAGCTCACCGCGAGCGAGGAGTGGCGCCGGCTGGCGGAGTACGAGGACCAGCTCATCGAGCACCCGGGCGCGCCCGGGGTGGACCCGGCCGCGTGGCAGGAGGTCACCGCGGAGGTGTCCGAGTCCCTGGTCCAGGTCGCCGTGCAGCAGGCCCGCGAAGGCGTGGCGCTCGGCCTGGACACCGGTCACCAGCGGTTCCTCGAGGTGCTGGCGCTGAGCCTGGGCGGGCTGGTGGCCGTGGGCATCGGCATCGTGCTGGCGGCCCGCGCTGCCCGCAGCCTGGTGGACCGCACCCTGGTGTCCCGGCTGGCGAGCCTGCGCGACGACACGCTGCGGCTGGCCCACGAGCGGCTGCCGGACATCATGTCCCGGCTGGAGCGCGGTGAGCAGGTCGACGTGGAGGCCGAGCTCGCGCCGCTGGACTACGGCATCGACGAGATCGGCCAGGTCGCCGACGCGTTCAACACCGCGCACCACACCGCGGTCGCGGCCGCGGTGCAGGAGAACCACGCCAAGGCGGGGTTCAACAAGGTCTTCCTCGGCATCGCGCACCGCAACCAGGGCCTGGTCCACCGGCAGCTGAAGGTGCTCGACCGGATGGAGCGCAGCGAGGAGCACCCGGAGCGGCTGGCGAGCCTGTTCGAGCTCGACCACCTGGCCACCCGCGCTCGCCGCAACGCCGAGAACCTGGTGGTGCTGGCCGGGGTGCAGCCGGGCCGGAAGTGGCGCAAGCCGGTGCGGCTGGCCGACGTGGTGCGCTCGGCGGTCGCCGAGACCGAGCACTTCGACCGCATCCGGGTGCACCGGACGCCGGACCTGTCGGTGGTCGGTGCCGCGGTGGGCGACGTGGTCCACCTGCTGGCCGAGCTGATGGACAACGCCACCTCGTTCTCCGCGCCGGACTCGCAGGTGCACGTCTACTGCGGCGACACCCCGCGCGGCGTGCTGCTGCGGATCGAGGACCAGGGCATGGGCATGCGCCCGGCCGAGCGCGACGAGGCCAACGTGCTGCTGGCCAGCAAGCCGAAGTTCGAGGACATCACGCTGCGCGGCGACTCCCGCCTCGGCCTGTTCGTGGTGGCCGTGCTGGCGTCCCGCCGCGGCATCAAGGTCGAGCTGCGGGAGGGGGCGTCGGGGGAGGGCACCGTGGCGCTGGTCCGGCTGCCCACCAACCTCGTGGCGCACGAGCGGTTGTTCGCGGACCGCTCCGAGGACCCGGACCTGCTGCGGCTGCCGTCGACGAGCTCCGCGTCCAGCACGTCCGGGTCCGGTGCCGACCAGACCAGCTCGATCCAGCGGAGGTGGCGGCGAGCGCGGGGCGTCGACCGCGCCGACTGA
- a CDS encoding MerR family transcriptional regulator codes for MDDTSLSIGSFARQTGLTPSALRFYDDCGVLPPAHVDEATGYRYYSPTQVSRAVLLRRLRTAGVPLAEVGVVLDGPAEQARAVLTAHARRAQDAAAATRSAIAEVLRSLPGGQRVRVGGAELASAVRQVAPSIAAPTVQRKYPVLGCVLVELDDHEVRLVATDRYRLAVRTLRPVSAEGGATRLAVDAAELTDAASWALPLAEVEIEVDDSGARLRSDDQTRPLTTSEETFPDYRLILDDLPSPQNRVVTDRSALRTALLDTEGPVALRTAGDQLVVTDRGGAESRLPAVHSGAELTVSVRPTVLVPALEAGVGPDVLLEVAAPDLPVVVRSADQGSFTTLVMPVRPGA; via the coding sequence ATGGACGACACCTCGCTGAGCATCGGTTCCTTCGCGCGGCAGACCGGGTTGACGCCGAGCGCGCTGCGGTTCTACGACGACTGCGGCGTGCTGCCGCCCGCGCACGTCGACGAGGCGACCGGGTACCGCTACTACTCCCCCACCCAGGTGTCGCGCGCGGTCCTGCTGCGGCGGCTGCGAACGGCCGGGGTGCCGCTGGCCGAGGTCGGCGTGGTGCTCGACGGGCCCGCCGAACAGGCGCGTGCCGTGCTCACCGCCCACGCCCGGCGGGCGCAGGACGCGGCAGCGGCCACCCGGTCCGCGATCGCGGAGGTGCTGCGGTCCCTGCCCGGCGGCCAGCGCGTCCGTGTCGGCGGGGCGGAACTGGCCAGCGCCGTGCGGCAGGTCGCGCCGTCGATCGCGGCGCCCACCGTCCAGCGGAAGTACCCCGTGCTGGGGTGCGTCCTCGTCGAGCTCGACGACCACGAGGTGCGGCTGGTGGCCACCGACCGCTACCGGCTGGCGGTCCGGACGCTGCGACCGGTGTCCGCCGAGGGCGGCGCGACCCGCCTGGCGGTCGACGCCGCCGAGCTCACCGACGCCGCCTCGTGGGCGCTGCCGCTCGCCGAGGTCGAGATCGAGGTCGACGACAGCGGGGCACGGCTGCGCAGCGACGACCAGACGCGGCCCCTGACGACCTCGGAGGAGACCTTCCCCGACTACCGGCTGATCCTGGACGACCTGCCGAGCCCGCAGAACCGGGTCGTCACCGACCGCAGCGCGTTGCGCACCGCGCTGCTCGACACCGAAGGCCCGGTCGCGCTGCGCACCGCCGGGGACCAGCTGGTGGTCACCGACCGCGGCGGCGCCGAGTCCCGGCTGCCCGCAGTCCACAGTGGAGCTGAGTTGACCGTCTCCGTCAGGCCGACGGTGCTCGTCCCGGCGCTGGAGGCCGGCGTCGGTCCCGACGTGCTGCTGGAGGTCGCCGCACCGGACCTGCCCGTCGTGGTGCGCTCCGCCGACCAGGGCAGCTTCACCACGCTCGTCATGCCGGTGCGCCCCGGCGCCTGA
- a CDS encoding GNAT family N-acetyltransferase gives MRADPIPLPEDVAVDCAERYACLADPVRVRLLHAVAAGPATVDELAELVGVSQDTCAHHVRTLADNGFVEVDAAVVTGTARRAGLPHPAETVLGLLAVPDRSDDVPGDVVVRALREEDWPAVRRTYGEGIATGNATFETEVPPREVLEATWLADHRWVAEVDGAVAGWAAATPVSARECYAGVVETSLYVGADVRGRGVGKALLRRQVAAADAGGLWTLQTSIFPENRASLLLHRAAGFRVVGVRERIGRHHGAWRDTVLLERRRP, from the coding sequence GTGCGCGCCGACCCGATCCCGCTCCCCGAGGACGTGGCGGTGGACTGCGCCGAGCGGTACGCCTGCCTGGCCGACCCGGTGCGGGTGCGGCTGCTGCACGCGGTGGCCGCCGGACCGGCCACCGTCGACGAGCTGGCCGAGCTTGTGGGCGTCAGCCAGGACACCTGCGCCCACCACGTCCGCACGCTGGCCGACAACGGGTTCGTCGAGGTGGATGCGGCCGTCGTGACCGGTACCGCTCGCCGCGCCGGGCTGCCGCACCCGGCGGAGACCGTCCTGGGGCTGCTGGCCGTTCCGGACCGTTCGGACGACGTGCCCGGTGACGTCGTGGTGCGCGCCCTGCGGGAGGAGGACTGGCCCGCGGTGCGCCGCACCTACGGTGAGGGCATCGCCACCGGCAACGCCACGTTCGAGACCGAGGTGCCGCCCCGCGAGGTCCTGGAGGCCACGTGGCTCGCGGACCACCGCTGGGTCGCCGAGGTCGACGGCGCGGTCGCCGGGTGGGCGGCCGCGACCCCGGTCTCGGCGCGCGAGTGCTACGCCGGTGTCGTCGAGACCTCGCTCTACGTCGGCGCGGACGTCCGCGGCCGGGGTGTGGGGAAGGCCCTGCTGCGCCGGCAGGTCGCGGCCGCCGACGCCGGTGGCCTGTGGACGCTGCAGACCTCGATCTTCCCGGAGAACCGGGCCAGCCTGCTGCTGCACCGCGCCGCGGGGTTCCGCGTGGTCGGCGTCCGCGAGCGCATCGGCCGGCACCACGGGGCGTGGCGGGACACCGTCCTGCTGGAGCGCCGCCGCCCCTGA
- a CDS encoding Rossmann-like domain-containing protein yields MLPAPLPTARTSHSALRAVVERVRATDPSLPDVRASVVFLTVQGAHHVGRGSGYANTVLSVRIGGAVGSCAVEPGQVDPGAVHDLVGRSVADLLEHEDPAVRVAALDAHLADRVPHAQHPAARTVRIPAGTSLEKSMARARAVAELVPVADGGTVAVIGVVNSLLAALRERGAHPVPCDLKGGRTEWGEEVLRDHRAAIAGAQAVLASGMVLGNGTFDEIAALCAERGLPLVLFAQTGAAVLREMLGAQVHALSAEPYPFFWLSGESTDIHHYSAAGELP; encoded by the coding sequence GTGCTTCCAGCCCCACTCCCCACGGCCCGGACCTCGCACTCGGCCCTGCGCGCAGTGGTCGAGCGGGTCCGCGCCACCGACCCGTCCCTGCCCGACGTGCGGGCCTCGGTCGTCTTCCTCACCGTCCAGGGTGCGCACCACGTCGGCCGGGGCTCCGGCTACGCCAACACCGTGCTCAGCGTGCGCATCGGCGGCGCGGTCGGCTCCTGCGCGGTGGAACCCGGCCAGGTCGATCCCGGTGCCGTGCACGACCTGGTCGGCCGCAGCGTCGCCGACCTGCTGGAGCACGAGGACCCGGCGGTCCGGGTCGCCGCGCTCGACGCCCACCTGGCCGACCGCGTCCCGCACGCCCAGCACCCGGCCGCCCGGACGGTGCGGATCCCGGCCGGGACCTCGCTGGAGAAGTCGATGGCCCGCGCCCGCGCCGTCGCCGAGCTCGTCCCGGTCGCCGACGGCGGCACCGTCGCGGTGATCGGCGTGGTGAACTCGCTGCTCGCCGCCCTGCGCGAGCGCGGCGCCCACCCCGTCCCGTGCGACCTCAAGGGCGGGCGCACCGAGTGGGGCGAGGAGGTGCTGCGCGACCACCGGGCCGCGATCGCCGGTGCCCAGGCGGTGCTGGCGTCCGGCATGGTGCTCGGCAACGGCACGTTCGACGAGATCGCCGCGCTGTGCGCCGAGCGCGGGCTGCCGCTGGTGCTGTTCGCGCAGACCGGTGCCGCCGTGCTCCGGGAGATGCTCGGCGCGCAGGTCCACGCGCTGTCCGCCGAGCCCTACCCGTTCTTCTGGCTGAGCGGGGAGAGCACGGACATCCACCACTACAGCGCGGCGGGTGAGCTGCCGTGA
- a CDS encoding pyridoxal-phosphate dependent enzyme encodes MTATDLSGGPKCRSVLDLIGGTPVLRIDTPLPGEHPGFWAKLEGFTPGGMKARAALSMVQGARSRGELQPGGTIVESTSGTLGIGLACVGAALGHPVVVVADRELDDMTRAMLRAHGARVELVTEPHPVGGWQRARKERVTELLAQIPGAYWPDQYGNPDNPAGYSSLGRELTRQFDHLDAVVCSVGTGGHSAGIAPVVRERWPDVKVVGVDSVGSTVFGQPAGHRLMRGLGSSIHPGNVAYNVFDEVHWIGPAEAADACRRLAAGAFVTGGWSTGAVALVAAWTAAELGSDAVCGVFPDGPQRYWQTIFDDDYLAEHGLVPQARRPSAVDSPGWTRTSAVVDPCPARTGTGQDCEVCEEDDR; translated from the coding sequence GTGACCGCCACCGACCTCAGCGGCGGCCCGAAGTGCCGCTCGGTGCTGGACCTCATCGGCGGCACCCCGGTGCTGCGCATCGACACCCCGCTCCCCGGCGAGCACCCCGGTTTCTGGGCGAAGCTCGAGGGTTTCACCCCCGGCGGCATGAAGGCGCGGGCCGCGCTGTCGATGGTCCAGGGCGCCCGCAGCCGCGGTGAGCTGCAGCCCGGCGGCACGATCGTGGAGTCGACCAGCGGGACGCTCGGCATCGGCCTGGCCTGCGTCGGCGCGGCGCTGGGCCACCCGGTGGTCGTCGTGGCCGACCGCGAGCTGGACGACATGACGCGGGCGATGCTGCGCGCCCACGGCGCGCGGGTCGAGCTCGTCACGGAGCCGCACCCGGTCGGCGGCTGGCAGCGGGCCCGCAAGGAGCGGGTGACCGAGCTGCTCGCGCAGATCCCCGGTGCGTACTGGCCGGACCAGTACGGCAACCCGGACAACCCGGCCGGCTACTCGTCCCTGGGCCGCGAGCTGACCCGCCAGTTCGACCACCTCGACGCGGTGGTGTGCAGCGTCGGCACCGGCGGGCACAGCGCCGGCATCGCCCCGGTGGTGCGGGAGCGCTGGCCGGACGTCAAGGTCGTGGGCGTCGACTCGGTCGGCTCCACGGTGTTCGGCCAGCCCGCCGGGCACCGGCTGATGCGCGGCCTGGGCAGCAGCATCCACCCGGGCAACGTCGCCTACAACGTCTTCGACGAGGTGCACTGGATCGGCCCGGCCGAAGCGGCGGACGCGTGCCGCCGGCTGGCCGCCGGGGCGTTCGTGACCGGCGGCTGGAGCACCGGGGCGGTCGCGCTCGTCGCCGCGTGGACCGCGGCGGAACTGGGCTCCGACGCGGTGTGCGGGGTGTTCCCGGACGGGCCGCAGCGGTACTGGCAGACGATCTTCGACGACGACTACCTCGCCGAGCACGGGCTGGTGCCGCAGGCCCGACGACCGTCCGCTGTGGACTCGCCGGGCTGGACCAGGACCAGCGCGGTGGTGGACCCCTGCCCGGCCCGCACCGGGACCGGGCAGGACTGCGAGGTGTGCGAGGAGGACGACCGATGA
- a CDS encoding MFS transporter: MSTFRRMSRAAQLLMVNQFGINVGFYMLLPFLATHMSEDLGYGAAVIGLLLGVRNLSQQGMFLVGGTAADRLGCRPMIITGCALRVVSFGLFGVFTSLPGLFTAAVLTGLAGALFNPAVRTYLMHEAGEERAEAFAVFNVFAHAGTLVGPLLGAALLAVDFRLIALVACLAFAVLTVAQIVVLPRREIEPQRGSVLGSWREVATNGRFLVFTLALSAYFGLYNQLYLMIPLEAQRVSGLSGSVAAVFVVSTTIGIAGQVRITRWCRDRWTPGRSVAHGLVCMGASFVPVLLTSPLLAAPPPGAPDWARIALVCLPVLLTTVLFTVGMAITNPFAMELLPVVGSERLAGTYYGFYYLVSSLVAAGVSWVVGALLDATGESPLRWAPWLALLAVGVLGGLGAAVLERRGLLRRREAAGALG; the protein is encoded by the coding sequence ATGAGCACGTTCCGGCGGATGTCGCGGGCCGCGCAGCTGCTGATGGTCAACCAGTTCGGCATCAACGTGGGCTTCTACATGCTGCTGCCGTTCCTGGCGACCCACATGAGCGAGGACCTCGGCTACGGCGCGGCGGTGATCGGCCTGCTGCTGGGCGTCCGGAACCTCAGCCAGCAAGGCATGTTCCTGGTCGGCGGGACAGCCGCGGACCGGCTCGGGTGCCGACCGATGATCATCACCGGGTGCGCGCTGCGGGTGGTCTCCTTCGGACTGTTCGGCGTGTTCACCTCGCTGCCCGGGCTGTTCACCGCCGCGGTGCTCACCGGCCTGGCGGGCGCGCTGTTCAACCCGGCGGTGCGCACCTACCTCATGCACGAGGCGGGGGAGGAGCGGGCCGAGGCGTTCGCGGTGTTCAACGTCTTCGCGCACGCCGGCACCCTCGTCGGGCCGCTGCTCGGGGCCGCGCTGCTCGCCGTCGACTTCCGGTTGATCGCGCTGGTGGCGTGCCTGGCGTTCGCGGTGCTGACCGTGGCCCAGATCGTCGTGCTGCCCCGGCGGGAGATCGAACCGCAGCGGGGCAGCGTGCTGGGGAGTTGGCGCGAGGTGGCCACCAACGGCCGCTTCCTGGTGTTCACGCTCGCGCTGTCGGCCTACTTCGGCCTGTACAACCAGCTGTACCTGATGATCCCGCTGGAGGCGCAACGGGTGTCCGGGTTGTCCGGGTCGGTGGCGGCGGTGTTCGTGGTGTCCACCACCATCGGCATCGCCGGCCAGGTGCGGATCACGCGCTGGTGCCGCGACCGGTGGACCCCGGGGCGGTCGGTGGCGCACGGCCTGGTGTGCATGGGCGCGTCCTTCGTCCCGGTGCTGCTGACCAGCCCGCTGCTGGCGGCGCCGCCGCCGGGCGCACCGGACTGGGCGCGGATCGCGCTGGTGTGCCTGCCGGTGCTGCTGACCACGGTGCTGTTCACGGTCGGCATGGCGATCACCAACCCGTTCGCGATGGAGCTGCTCCCGGTCGTGGGCAGCGAGCGGCTGGCGGGCACCTACTACGGGTTCTACTACCTGGTCTCCAGCCTGGTGGCGGCCGGGGTGAGCTGGGTGGTGGGCGCGTTGCTCGACGCCACGGGGGAGTCCCCGCTGCGCTGGGCCCCGTGGCTGGCCCTGCTCGCGGTGGGCGTCCTCGGCGGCCTCGGCGCGGCGGTCCTGGAACGACGGGGTCTGCTGCGGCGGCGGGAGGCGGCCGGAGCGCTCGGGTGA
- a CDS encoding LLM class F420-dependent oxidoreductase has product MAEIKFPSRVGVWWTSDTWPIREVQSRAREIEQLGYGSLFYGEAAGKESLTQAAALLAATDRLVVGTGIANIHARDALAAESGGRTLSALHPGRFVLGLGVSHAPLVQHRAGTYAKPLATMRDYLQRMDAVSEKVEPGARRPVRLLAALGPKMIELSGSAADGAHPYLVTPEQTARTREILGPDKWIVSEQAVALTTDRETGLRRAHEHLKIYSGLPNYQASWRRQGFAESDFVDGASDALAEGMVAMGDTEVIADRVRRHLDAGTDHVVVQVLGDRLSDDPVPALRELASALEF; this is encoded by the coding sequence ATGGCTGAGATCAAGTTCCCGTCCCGCGTCGGCGTGTGGTGGACCAGTGACACGTGGCCGATCCGCGAGGTGCAGTCCCGCGCCCGCGAGATCGAGCAGCTCGGCTACGGTTCGCTGTTCTACGGCGAGGCCGCGGGCAAGGAGTCGCTGACCCAAGCGGCGGCGCTGTTGGCGGCCACCGACCGGCTGGTCGTCGGCACCGGCATCGCCAACATCCACGCGCGGGACGCGCTCGCCGCCGAGTCCGGGGGCCGGACGCTCAGCGCCCTGCACCCCGGCCGCTTCGTGCTCGGGCTCGGCGTCAGCCACGCCCCGCTGGTGCAGCACCGCGCAGGCACCTACGCCAAGCCGCTGGCCACCATGCGGGACTACCTGCAGCGGATGGACGCGGTCTCGGAGAAGGTCGAGCCCGGGGCGCGCCGGCCGGTGCGGCTGCTGGCCGCGCTCGGGCCGAAGATGATCGAGCTGTCCGGCTCCGCTGCCGACGGTGCGCACCCGTACCTGGTCACCCCCGAGCAGACCGCGCGCACCCGCGAGATCCTCGGGCCGGACAAGTGGATCGTCAGCGAGCAGGCGGTGGCGCTGACCACCGACCGCGAGACCGGGCTGCGGCGCGCGCACGAGCACCTGAAGATCTACTCGGGCCTGCCGAACTACCAGGCCTCCTGGCGACGGCAGGGCTTCGCCGAGTCCGACTTCGTCGACGGCGCGTCGGACGCGCTCGCCGAGGGCATGGTCGCGATGGGCGACACCGAGGTCATCGCCGACCGCGTGCGGCGACACCTCGACGCCGGCACCGACCACGTGGTGGTCCAGGTGCTCGGTGACCGCCTGTCCGACGACCCGGTGCCCGCGCTGCGCGAGCTCGCCTCGGCGCTGGAGTTCTGA
- a CDS encoding DJ-1/PfpI family protein yields MQQPLDAHSADPAIAGPDCGHHVEHAERALRVFGPPLDLGEVDVDDHVAVFLPGGHGPVVDLYHDRDLGRLLAEADRAGEVIGAVCHGPAGLLPAVDEHGEWLFAGRRMTAFTDEEERLFGTADGAPWLLASTLREKGAQHSGGPAYQAHTVQDGNLITGQNPASSAPVAEAMIAALR; encoded by the coding sequence GTGCAGCAACCGCTGGACGCCCACAGCGCCGATCCGGCGATCGCCGGGCCGGACTGCGGCCACCACGTGGAGCACGCCGAGCGGGCGCTGCGGGTGTTCGGTCCGCCGCTCGACCTCGGCGAGGTCGACGTCGACGACCACGTCGCGGTGTTCCTGCCCGGCGGCCACGGCCCCGTGGTCGACCTCTACCACGACCGTGACCTCGGCCGCCTGCTCGCCGAGGCGGACCGGGCCGGGGAGGTGATCGGAGCGGTCTGCCACGGCCCGGCGGGTCTGCTGCCCGCGGTGGACGAGCACGGCGAGTGGTTGTTCGCGGGCAGGCGGATGACGGCCTTCACCGACGAGGAGGAGCGGTTGTTCGGCACCGCGGACGGCGCCCCGTGGCTGCTGGCCAGCACGCTGCGCGAGAAGGGGGCGCAGCACTCCGGAGGTCCGGCGTACCAGGCCCACACCGTGCAGGACGGGAACCTGATCACCGGGCAGAACCCGGCCTCCAGCGCCCCCGTGGCCGAGGCCATGATTGCGGCGCTGCGGTAG